Below is a window of Spelaeicoccus albus DNA.
ACGAGCGGGCTGCATGGCTCGAGTCCGCCGCCTCCCTGGTCGGCGACTATTTCACCCTGGAATTCCCCGGTGGCGTGCAAACGGAAGACCGCGAGCTGTTCGTCGAGACGCGGCTGGACAACGGCGTCACGCTTCGCGGCTTCATCGACCGCGTGGATGTCGCCCCGACCGGTGAAACTCGGATCGTCGATTACAAGACGGGCAAGGCTCCGCCGCCCGCGTTCGGGGCAAAGGCCGATTTCCAAATGAAGTTCTACGCACTCGTGGTCTATCGGCTGCGCGGCGTGCTGCCGCATACGCTGCAGTTGATGTACCTCGGCAGCCGGGACGTCGTGCGGTACCGCCCCCGGATCGAAGACATGCACGTCACCGAGGGAAAAATCGAAGCCTTGTGGGATGAGATTCGAGCTGCCGCCCGGTCGGGAAATTGGCGCCCGCAGAAGTCCAAGCTGTGCAATTGGTGTCACCACCGGCCCATTTGCCCGGCCTGGGGCGGCACTCCCCCGGACCCGCCCGACGTCACGGTCATCTGATCCCGCGCCGAGTGGTGGCGAATGGCTGCGAAATCGCAGATTTAGCAGCCATTCACCACCACTCGGCGGGCGAGCGTGCGGGCGTGCGGGGGCCGGGTCGGATGGTCGGGTCGGTGACGCTGCGGCCCTTCAGACTTTCGATGATCGGGACGCCGCAAAGATGCGGCGCAGGTCGGCCGGCGTGACGCCGTCGAGCGTCGGCAGCACGGTGCGCGACGGGGCGTCGTCGATCGGCACCATATGCGGTACCGCGACGGTACAAGCTCCCGCGGCCTCGGCTGCGCCGATGCCGGGCTTGGAGTCCTCCAACGCCACGCACTGCTCCGGCCGGACGCCGAGCGCCGCGGCGGCCGTGAGATAGGGCTCGGGGTCGGGCTTGCCGCGAGACACTTCGTCGCCCGGGACGATGGCGCGGAAGCTGCCGTCCGGTAACGATTCGACGACTGCCTCGGCGAAATTGCGGTAGGACATCGTGACGAGAGCGCACGGGATACCCTCGTCGCGCAGAGCCAGCAGCAACTCGTAGGCGCCCGGACGATACGGCACGTGCTCGTGGACCTGCTCGATCACCGAGTCCAGGAGCATATCGACTATCCGTTCCGGCGCGAGGTCGACCCCGCCGCGCTGCCGAATGAGTTCCGCGGATGTCAGTAACGGATTACCGACCAACGACATGGCGTCGTCGTTGTTCCACCGGCCGTGCCCGTACTCGGCCACCATCCGTGATTCTTCCTTGATCCAATACGGTTCGGTATCAACAAGGGTCCCGTCCATGTCCCAGAGGACGGCGGCAAGTTCTTCAGGCATACCTCTATCGTGCCTGCCCGCACTCCGCGCGCGGTGACCGCCCCGTCGTAGGGTAGCCGTATGGAGGATCAAACATCCGGTGCCGACCAGCCGGCGATACCGCTCATCACGGAGACCGGCCGGGCGCATGCGCGTGCCGAGGGCGCCGAACGCGACACGGTCATGATCGTCGCGTTCGAGGGATGGAACGATGCCGGAAACGCCGCAAGCGCGGCGGTGTCGGACTTGTGCGAATACTGGGACGCCGAAGAGATCACGGAGCTCGATTCGGACGTGTTCTACGATTTCCAGTTCACGAGGCCCGTGGTCGGACGCGACGCCGACGGGGTTTCGTCAATCACGTGGCCGGGCACCAGGGTGTTCAAAGCGTCCGTGAAAGGCCAAGACCTCGACGCCGTCATTGTGTTGGGAGTCGAACCGTCATTTCGGTGGCACCGGTTCGTCGACACCATTTTGAGCCACGGCAGCAGCGCGGCAGGAATTATCCTTGTCGGCGCGCTCTTGGCCGACGTGCCGCACAGCCGGCCCATCCCGGTCTCGGTCAGCAGCGAGAACGCCGAATTGCGCGAGACACTCGATATCGAGGTGAACCATTACGAGGGCCCGACCGGCGTCATCGGCATTTTGTCCCATGAGGCATCCGTGCGTGGAATTCCCGCGGTGTCGGTGTGGGCCGCCGTCCCGAGCTATGTGGCGGCGCCGCCGTCACCGAAAGCCCAGCTGGCGATCACGTCCAAGATCGAGGAACTCCTTTCGGTGTCGATTCCGCAAAACGAGCTCATTGAGGATGCGCGCGCCTGGGAACGAGGCGTCAACGAACTGGCTGAAGAGGACGAGGACGTCGCGGCGTACATCCACCAACTCGAACAAGTGCAGGACACCGCGGACTTACCGGAGGCATCCGGCGAGGCGATCGCCCGGGAGTTCGAGAAATACCTGCGCCGCAACCCGCCCGATGGTCCGAAACGGTAGAGCCGCCCAGTATTAGAGCCGGATACCGAGCAACGCATCGACCGCCGTGCACATGGCGGGCCCATCGGCCGGAGTCCCGCCGGTGGACGCGGCCCACCGATCGACCGCGTCGAGCGCAGCCGGCGTGTCAAGATCGTCGGCCAACCGCTCGCGGAGCCGGCTCACAGTGGGCGCGGCAGGCCCGCATGAATGACCGTCGACGGCGTCTTTCCACCGTGCCAGACGTGCTTCGGCGTCCTTCAGCCCTTCGCGAGTGAACGACCAGTCGGTCCGGTAATGGTTGGCCAGGATGAGCAGCCTGATGGCTGCCGGATCGACGCCCTCGGCTCGAAGCGAGGACACCAGGACCAGATTGCCGAGCGATTTGCTCATCTTCTCGCCGTCCAGGCCGACCATTCCGGCATGGACGTAATTGTCCGCGAACGGCCTGTCGGACAGGGCCGTGGCATGCGCGGCGCACATTTCATGGTGCGGGAAGACCAAGTCGGAACCACCGCCTTGCACCGAGACGGTCGGACCCAGATAATGCATGGCTATCGCGGCGCATTCGATATGCCAGCCCGGGCGTCCGGCACCCAGGCGTCCACCGGGCCACGACGGCTCGTCGGGCCGCGCCGTGCGCCAGACGAGTGCATCGAGCGGGTTCTCCTTGCCCTCGCGTTCCGGGTCTCCGCCGCGCTCGGCGAACAATTCGCGCATGTTCGAGGCATCGAGACCGCTGACCGTGCCGAACGGCGGCGTAATTGGCTTATCGACGCGGTAATACACGTCGCCGCCGTCGACCCGATAGGCGAATCCGTCGTCCAACAATTTTTGCACTGCGTCGACGACGAGCGGAATCGATTCAACCGCTCCGATATAGTCCCGCGGCGGAAGCACCCGCAACGCCGCCATATCGGTGCGGAACAGTTCGATCTGCGATTCGGCAAGATCCCGCCAATCGATCCCCGTCTCGTGGGCTCGTTCGAGCAGCGGATCGTCGACGTCGGTGATGTTCTGCACATAGGACACGTCGAATCCCGCGTCGAGCCATACGCGTTGAAGCACGTCGAACGCCACATACGTGGCGGCGTGGCCGAGGTGCGTGGCGTCGTACGGCGTAATGCCGCACACGTACAGCAGTGCATCCGACCCGGCTGCCGGAGAGTGGCGCATCGACCGGGATGACGAGTCGTAAAGCCGAGGAGTTCGCCCCGTGTCGGGCAGCGAGGGCACATCGGGGGCAGGCCATGATTTCATTTCAACCAGCCTACAGCGGAGGCCACGGCAGCGCGTATCTGGAGGTGGGCGGCGCGGGAAAGCATCCCTCGGAGAGGACGCCGGCCAGCCGTGCCCGCGCGGCGTTGATTTCGTCGTCGTCCAGGACGGCGGACAGCTCGCCGGCGAATGCGTCCCACTGGGCGTCCAAGTGCTTCAACGCATCCGACTCGTCCGCACTGAGCGGCAGCCCGGCGAACCCCCAGAGGATCGTTCGGAGTTTTTCGTCGGCGTTGAACGTCAACCCGTGATCGATGCCGATGGTGCGGCCGCCCGGGGCATGGAGTATGTGGCTTCCCTTGCGGTCGGCGTTGTTGGCGATGATGTCGAACAACGCCAATCGTCGCAACCTGTCGTCGACCCGGTGCGCCACGACGAGCGGTGCTCCGTCTTCCGATTCCGCTTGGATGACGGGTTCCCAACCGTCCGGCACGCCGGTCGGTTCGAAAACGTCGACGGACGTCGTCTCGTCGGCTTCCAGCCACAGCTGCAGGCTTCCGGTGCCGGCCGGCAGATCGGTCCGCAGCACGGTCGGCTGCACGAGATCCCAACCGAGTGCGACGTCCAAGCGGTAGGCGGCCCATTCCCGACCGGCCAGGGTCCCCGGCGGGAAATCGGCCAGCGGGCGTTCACCCGAGACGGGCTTGTAAATGGCTTGAACGGTGGGCGGCTGCGGGCCCGACGGCGTCGGTTCGAGCGGCTCGGGCGCGGACACGACGGCCAGCATGGTGGCGTTGGACGAATCGAGCAGACGTCCGAGCACCGTGACGGTTCCGTCGGCAAGCAGTTCAAGCTTTTCCGGGCCGTCCACCCGACTACCTCTTGACGCCGTTGGCACGCGGACAAATATGTCCGCCGGGCTCCAGCGGACGCGAGCAGAACGGGCAGTCCGGTCGTCCGGCGGCGACGACCTCCTTCGACCGGCGTACGAATTCACGCCCTTGGGCGCCGTCCAGTACGACGCGCAGTCGGTCGAGTTCGGAGGTGTCTTCTTCTTCACCTTCTTCGGTCTCGGTGATGGGAAAACACTCGATGACAAGGGTGTTCTCTTCCGTGTCCCAGGCCAGGCTCATCGTGCCTACCTGGAATTCGGCGGTGGCGGGCATGTCCAGTTCCGCGTTGTCGCGATCCGCTTCGCGTGCCGCCGCCGGCACGGGGCTGTCGCCGCCCGCGCGGCGCACGACGACGTCCAGCAATTCATCGATCCGTTCGGCGAGAGCCTGCACTTGCTGCTTTTCCAGCGCGACGCTGTTCACCGTCCGCCCGGATTTGGCCTGCAGGAAGAACTGGCGCTCCCCCGGCATCCCGATGGTTCCGGCGACGAATCGGTCGGGGTGATCGTGTTGGTAGATGATCGGCGGCATATTCCCAGCCTATGCCAGCCGGGCATCGAGCAATGAAGCACCACGACCCCAAAGGTGCACGCCATCCCTGTCGCCGGGCGGGCGTCTACGCTGGACGTATGGCTACAGTTCTCTTGATTCGGCACGCCGAATCAACCGCCAACAAGGCCGGAGAGCTCGCCGGCCGCACGCCGGGAGTCGATCTGACGCCGGACGGCGCCGAGCAGGCGCGCCGTCTCGGCTTGCGTCTTCGGCAGGTGCGTCCGGTGCGCATCGTGCATTCGCCGTTGGACCGGTGCGTGCAAACGCTCCGGAAGATCCGCGAGGCCATGGACGGCGCGCCGATGCCCGACGGCCTACCGGACGACGCCCTCAACGAAGTCGATTACGGCGGCTGGCAGGGCAAGAAGCTCGCCGATCTGGCCGGGCAGCCCGAGTGGAAGACCATCCAGAACACGCCCTCAGCCGTCAGATTCCCGGGCGGCGAATCGATCGCCGAGATGTCGGCGCGCGCCGTCGCGGCGGTTCGCGGGCACGATGCCGAGGTCGAAGCCGACGCCGGCAACGATGCCGTCTGGATGGTCATCGCCCACGGGGACATCATCAAGGCGGTGCTTGCCGACGCCCTCGGCATGCCGCTCGACTTGTTCCAACGCTTGGTGGTCAGCCCGTGCAGTCTTTCGGCGATCCGGTACACCTCCGACCGCCCGTTCCTGTTGGCGCTCGGCGCACATGCCGACCGGCTCGTCCGCCTGCCCGAAGCCGACAAGGCGGCCGAAGGAGTCGTGGGCGGCGGCGACTGACCCAGCCGCGGGAAAGCGACGCGACAGCTACCCGAGCGCCTTGGCCACCAGTTCGGGCATTTTGGCGATATCGCGCATTTTTGCCTCCGGTGTCGCACCGAACGGCGACACGGCAAGCGTCGTGACCCCCGCTTCGGCATAGCGGCGGATCCGCTCGATGACCAGGTCGTCCGGACCGACGAGACTCGTTTGCCGGATCAGTTCCGCCGGGACGGCTGCCGCAGCGTCACGGTGTCGCTTGGCCAAATACAGTTCCTGGACGGCGTCCGCTTCATCGCCGAAGCCGAGCCGGTGGGCCAAGTCGTTGTAGAAGTTCTTGTCCCGGCTGCCCATGCCGCCGATGTACAAGGCGGTGTAGGCACGGATCAGGTCAGTGCATTCGTCGACGTCGTCGCCCAGCGCGACAGGCACCGTCGGTACGATGTCGAACCCGTCAAGACCGTCCGGTCGTCCGGCGCGAATATGCGACAACGAGAGCTCGGCCTGCTCGGGCGCAAAAAAGATGGCAAGCCAGCCGTCGGCGATCTCACCGGTCAATTCCAAATTCTTCGGACCGACGGCGGCAAGATAAATGGGTGGCATGTCGACGTGCGCGGCCGAACGGATCGCCTTTGCCTGCGGGGCGCCCAACGGCAGTTCATGATGCCGGCCGTTGAACTCCAGGGGCTTGCCGGACAGCGCCAGCTTCACGACTTCGACGTATTCGCGCGTGCGGCCGAGCGGCGCTCGGAAGGGCACGCCGTGCCAGCCTTCCGAGACCTGCGGCCCCGACACGCCGAGGCCGAGCCGGAACCGGTTGCCGCTGAGCGCTTGCATTCCGGCCGCCGTCATGGCGGTCATGGCCGGAGTGCGCCCGGGGATCTGGAAGATCGCCGACCCGAGATCGATCGTCGACGTGTGAGCGGCCAACCACGCCAGCGTCGTCGCGGCGTCATAGCCGTACGCTTCGGCGGCCCACACCTGCGAATAGCCGCTCTTTTCACACGTGTGGACGGCAGTCAACGTGGCGGCAGGATCCTGGGGGCCGGTAATACCGAGCATCAGCGCAAGTTTCACAGCACTCACTCTAGGCGATAGGCGTGGCGGGGGTTCCCGCGCCGGGTCGCCGGGTAGATTGGGTGCCGTGCAGTTCAATCAACTACCGGGAAGCGGCCTGCGAGTCTCCCAAATCGCGCTCGGCACCCTGACGTGGGGGCGCGGGGTCACCGCGGAGACCGCCGGAGACCTGCTTCGAGCGTATCGAGATTTCGGCGGGAACATGATTGACACGTCCGTGTCGTATCCCGGCATGGAGATCCTCGGCGAGCTGATCGGCCAAGCGCCCGACCGCGACGAACTGACGATTACGTGCAAGTCGGGCGTCCGGATCGAGGACGGCGCTCCCGTCCCGGACGCGTCCCGCGGACATTTGATGCGCGGGCTCGATGCCGCGCTGACCACGCTTGGCACCGATCACGTGGACGTGTGGCTACTGGAGGCGTGGGATCCGCGGACTCCGCTGGACGAGACGCTCGCCGCGTTGGAGACCGCGCAACGCAGCGGACGCGCCACCTATGTCGGCCTGGCCAATGCGGCGGGCTGGCAGTTGGCCGTGGCCGCGTCGACCAGCCCGGTCCCGCTGGTGGCAACCGAGGTGGAGTATTCGCTGCTGCAGCGACAGGCGGACTACGAGGTACTGCCGGCTGCCGACTATCTTCGACTGGGAGTGTTCGCGTCGTCGCCGCTGGGCCGGGGCGTCTTGAGCGGCAAGTATCGGCACGGCAAACCGCGCGATTCTCGAGCCGCGCTGAGTGCATGGTCGGCGTTCACCGACGACTATCGTGACGAGCGGAGCGGGCGCATCGTCGAGGCCGTCTCCGCCGCGGCTTCCGGATTGAACATTTCCTTGACCGAAGTGGCGCTGGGCTGGCTGACGCGTCAGGAAACCGTCACCTCGATGATTACGGGAGCGCGCACCGAGACGCAGTTGAAGGAAGTGCTGGGAAGCGCCGACGTCGAGGTTCCGGACGAGGTGCTGGACGCGCTGGACGACGTGTCGACAGGCTAATTGGACGATTCGCGGTCGAGCTCGATGCCGTCGTCGTCCTCGTCCTCACCGAACAGATCGAGATCGTCTTCGTCGACGTCATCGTCGAGCGCGTCTTCCACGTCGTCGTAAAGTTCGAACGGCGTGACCTCGTCGTAGGCCTGGTAGAGCGCGTCTTCATACACTTCGAATGCGTCGGCGACCGACGTGTACGCGGCCTCGACGCGGGGGTCTTGTTCCCCCCGCCTGTCGGCAGCAGCGACCAAGTGTTCTTCGAGTGCGGACACCAAGGCTGCCAGAGCTTCGCGCGGATCGGTAGTCATGGTTAAAAACTAACCGGAAAACCAGCCAAATGCAGCCCATTTCGGCGGATTCCCATCAATCCCGCAGCCGGCGAGACGTCGTGAACGTGCAGTTGGCGCCCGACGACGCGTCGTATCGCCATGTGGCTGCCTCGCTCGAAACTGAGCGAATCCGTCCTAACATATTGTGCATGGCACGTTCCTCGGTCCGGCAGTATGAATACCGGATTATGACATTTGGCCGCGAGACCTCGCGTCGAGAAAGCCTGCAGCTCCTCACCGAGCATGCCGAATACGGACATTGGGAGCTGGCGCGCACAATTTTGGGTATGGGCGGACGGCGCACCGTATGGCTTCGCCGCAAAATTATCAGGATGCAACCGACCCTGTAGGGCTTCGACGGGCGCATGCCAAATGCGACGGTCGACTGCTGAGCCGGGCCGGCTCAGCCGAACAGCCGTGGCTCGGTGTGCCGTCGCAGCCGGTCCCGCGCAGTGGCACAGGCGACTTGGGTATCGAGCACGGCACGGCTGAAGCGGGAGCCGTCGATCAGCCGGAATCGGATCAGAAACGCGACGAGCCGGTCGGTCATGCTCACTTGCGTACGCGCGTCTGCTCGGCAGGCCGGCAACCTTTCGTCTTCGACGAATCCGGGCAGCAGGACAACGAGTTCCTCGGCGGTCATGATTCGCAAGAACGCCCCGCTGCTGTCGAATTCGCGTTCGGCCGCCACGAGCTGCGCGACATCGTCACCAAAACAGTCCGCGACGTCGACGGTCTCGATGTAACGCGCCAACGCGGCTTGGGTGCGCACGTATCGGGCGCGTGTCGCAGCCGACTTGCCCGCCTCGGCGTCGAAAAAGAAGGTCTCCAGGACGGCTGAGATATTCGGTGTCATGCTCATAACGGCAATCATGCCGCCGACCACCGACACCGGCCGCGATCATGCGTCGACCATGAACCTGCGCAGCACGCGCGTGCCGAATTCGAGAGCCGACGTGGGAACACGTTCGTCCACGCCGTGGAACATTGCCGGGAAGTCCAGATCACTGGTCAGCTGCAGCGGTGCAAAGCCGTATCCGGTGATGCCGAGTTTACTGAGCGACTTATTGTCCGTGCCGCCGGACAAGTTGTACGGCAAAACCCGGGCCGACGGGTCCTCGGCCAGCAATGATGAGGTCATGGTGTCCACCAGCGATCCGCTGAACTCGGTCTCCAATGCGACGTCTTCGACCATC
It encodes the following:
- a CDS encoding PAC2 family protein; translated protein: MEDQTSGADQPAIPLITETGRAHARAEGAERDTVMIVAFEGWNDAGNAASAAVSDLCEYWDAEEITELDSDVFYDFQFTRPVVGRDADGVSSITWPGTRVFKASVKGQDLDAVIVLGVEPSFRWHRFVDTILSHGSSAAGIILVGALLADVPHSRPIPVSVSSENAELRETLDIEVNHYEGPTGVIGILSHEASVRGIPAVSVWAAVPSYVAAPPSPKAQLAITSKIEELLSVSIPQNELIEDARAWERGVNELAEEDEDVAAYIHQLEQVQDTADLPEASGEAIAREFEKYLRRNPPDGPKR
- a CDS encoding LLM class F420-dependent oxidoreductase, with protein sequence MKLALMLGITGPQDPAATLTAVHTCEKSGYSQVWAAEAYGYDAATTLAWLAAHTSTIDLGSAIFQIPGRTPAMTAMTAAGMQALSGNRFRLGLGVSGPQVSEGWHGVPFRAPLGRTREYVEVVKLALSGKPLEFNGRHHELPLGAPQAKAIRSAAHVDMPPIYLAAVGPKNLELTGEIADGWLAIFFAPEQAELSLSHIRAGRPDGLDGFDIVPTVPVALGDDVDECTDLIRAYTALYIGGMGSRDKNFYNDLAHRLGFGDEADAVQELYLAKRHRDAAAAVPAELIRQTSLVGPDDLVIERIRRYAEAGVTTLAVSPFGATPEAKMRDIAKMPELVAKALG
- a CDS encoding aldo/keto reductase; amino-acid sequence: MQFNQLPGSGLRVSQIALGTLTWGRGVTAETAGDLLRAYRDFGGNMIDTSVSYPGMEILGELIGQAPDRDELTITCKSGVRIEDGAPVPDASRGHLMRGLDAALTTLGTDHVDVWLLEAWDPRTPLDETLAALETAQRSGRATYVGLANAAGWQLAVAASTSPVPLVATEVEYSLLQRQADYEVLPAADYLRLGVFASSPLGRGVLSGKYRHGKPRDSRAALSAWSAFTDDYRDERSGRIVEAVSAAASGLNISLTEVALGWLTRQETVTSMITGARTETQLKEVLGSADVEVPDEVLDALDDVSTG
- a CDS encoding SCO1664 family protein; the encoded protein is MDGPEKLELLADGTVTVLGRLLDSSNATMLAVVSAPEPLEPTPSGPQPPTVQAIYKPVSGERPLADFPPGTLAGREWAAYRLDVALGWDLVQPTVLRTDLPAGTGSLQLWLEADETTSVDVFEPTGVPDGWEPVIQAESEDGAPLVVAHRVDDRLRRLALFDIIANNADRKGSHILHAPGGRTIGIDHGLTFNADEKLRTILWGFAGLPLSADESDALKHLDAQWDAFAGELSAVLDDDEINAARARLAGVLSEGCFPAPPTSRYALPWPPL
- a CDS encoding DUF5703 family protein, producing MNVQLAPDDASYRHVAASLETERIRPNILCMARSSVRQYEYRIMTFGRETSRRESLQLLTEHAEYGHWELARTILGMGGRRTVWLRRKIIRMQPTL
- a CDS encoding DUF3090 domain-containing protein, with protein sequence MPPIIYQHDHPDRFVAGTIGMPGERQFFLQAKSGRTVNSVALEKQQVQALAERIDELLDVVVRRAGGDSPVPAAAREADRDNAELDMPATAEFQVGTMSLAWDTEENTLVIECFPITETEEGEEEDTSELDRLRVVLDGAQGREFVRRSKEVVAAGRPDCPFCSRPLEPGGHICPRANGVKR
- the mshC gene encoding cysteine--1-D-myo-inosityl 2-amino-2-deoxy-alpha-D-glucopyranoside ligase, translating into MKSWPAPDVPSLPDTGRTPRLYDSSSRSMRHSPAAGSDALLYVCGITPYDATHLGHAATYVAFDVLQRVWLDAGFDVSYVQNITDVDDPLLERAHETGIDWRDLAESQIELFRTDMAALRVLPPRDYIGAVESIPLVVDAVQKLLDDGFAYRVDGGDVYYRVDKPITPPFGTVSGLDASNMRELFAERGGDPEREGKENPLDALVWRTARPDEPSWPGGRLGAGRPGWHIECAAIAMHYLGPTVSVQGGGSDLVFPHHEMCAAHATALSDRPFADNYVHAGMVGLDGEKMSKSLGNLVLVSSLRAEGVDPAAIRLLILANHYRTDWSFTREGLKDAEARLARWKDAVDGHSCGPAAPTVSRLRERLADDLDTPAALDAVDRWAASTGGTPADGPAMCTAVDALLGIRL
- a CDS encoding HAD family hydrolase encodes the protein MPEELAAVLWDMDGTLVDTEPYWIKEESRMVAEYGHGRWNNDDAMSLVGNPLLTSAELIRQRGGVDLAPERIVDMLLDSVIEQVHEHVPYRPGAYELLLALRDEGIPCALVTMSYRNFAEAVVESLPDGSFRAIVPGDEVSRGKPDPEPYLTAAAALGVRPEQCVALEDSKPGIGAAEAAGACTVAVPHMVPIDDAPSRTVLPTLDGVTPADLRRIFAASRSSKV
- a CDS encoding MSMEG_4193 family putative phosphomutase; the protein is MATVLLIRHAESTANKAGELAGRTPGVDLTPDGAEQARRLGLRLRQVRPVRIVHSPLDRCVQTLRKIREAMDGAPMPDGLPDDALNEVDYGGWQGKKLADLAGQPEWKTIQNTPSAVRFPGGESIAEMSARAVAAVRGHDAEVEADAGNDAVWMVIAHGDIIKAVLADALGMPLDLFQRLVVSPCSLSAIRYTSDRPFLLALGAHADRLVRLPEADKAAEGVVGGGD
- a CDS encoding RecB family exonuclease yields the protein MVELRSLSPSRANDFMQCPLLYRFRVVDKLPEPPSLAALKGSLVHAVLEDLFELPAAERTPSAAHSMLPVAWSNLLAKDPTVEELFSGPDERAAWLESAASLVGDYFTLEFPGGVQTEDRELFVETRLDNGVTLRGFIDRVDVAPTGETRIVDYKTGKAPPPAFGAKADFQMKFYALVVYRLRGVLPHTLQLMYLGSRDVVRYRPRIEDMHVTEGKIEALWDEIRAAARSGNWRPQKSKLCNWCHHRPICPAWGGTPPDPPDVTVI